A genomic window from Elaeis guineensis isolate ETL-2024a chromosome 3, EG11, whole genome shotgun sequence includes:
- the LOC105042236 gene encoding uncharacterized protein, with protein sequence MKKKCADMQAKLQKMKVVEGQLTEMASLKERLQHMEKMMAHFLLHGRVNPPSNESNEVDDDETQAPNDYEGDPMEVTVNSQSETPFSGLDLLGDDNFLGRHQH encoded by the exons ATGAAGAAAAAATGTGCAGATATGCAAGCAAAGTTACAAAAGATGAAAGTAGTTGAAGGGCAGCTAACAGAAATGGCAAGCTTGAAAGAGAGGTTACAACACATGGAAAAAATGATGGCTCACTTCCTATTGCATGGAAGGGTTAACCCTCCATCAAATGAATCAAATGAAGTTGATGATGATGAAACACAAGCACCGAATGATTATGAAGGTGATCCTATGGAG GTGACTGTCAATTCTCAATCAGAAACTCCATTTTCTG GCTTAGATCTTTTGGGTGATGACAACTTTTTGGGGAGACATCAACATTAA